In Modestobacter versicolor, a single genomic region encodes these proteins:
- a CDS encoding HAD family hydrolase: MPEPTIAVLDVDGTLIDSNYQHALAWYRALRSMGETFPVWRLHRLIGMGGDQLVLSLGGQELEDRVGEEARKRQGEEVDALIGEVAPLPGARDLLLAVKERGHRLVLASSGQPRHVDIAVDLLDARDIADAITSSEDAEQTKPAPDLLQVALAKLGAAPGTSSVMVGDSVWDVEAAKNAGMPAICVRSGGFGDDELRDAGAIGIHDTPGDLAAALDETPLA, translated from the coding sequence ATGCCCGAACCCACGATCGCCGTCCTGGACGTCGACGGCACCCTGATCGACTCGAACTACCAGCACGCCCTGGCCTGGTACCGGGCCCTGCGCTCGATGGGCGAGACGTTCCCGGTCTGGCGGCTGCACCGGCTGATCGGGATGGGCGGCGACCAGCTGGTGCTCTCCCTCGGCGGGCAGGAGCTGGAGGACCGGGTCGGCGAGGAGGCCCGCAAGCGGCAGGGCGAGGAGGTCGACGCGCTGATCGGCGAGGTCGCCCCGCTGCCCGGTGCCCGCGACCTGCTGCTGGCGGTCAAGGAGCGCGGTCACCGGCTGGTGCTGGCCAGCTCCGGGCAGCCGCGGCACGTCGACATCGCCGTCGACCTGCTCGACGCCCGGGACATCGCGGACGCGATCACCTCCAGCGAGGACGCCGAGCAGACCAAGCCGGCGCCGGACCTGCTGCAGGTGGCGCTGGCGAAGCTCGGGGCCGCCCCGGGTACGTCCAGCGTGATGGTCGGCGACTCGGTGTGGGACGTCGAGGCGGCGAAGAACGCCGGGATGCCGGCCATCTGCGTCCGGTCGGGCGGGTTCGGGGACGACGAGCTCCGGGACGCCGGCGCGATCGGCATCCACGACACCCCGGGTGACCTGGCGGCGGCGCTGGACGAGACCCCGCTCGCCTGA
- a CDS encoding 4'-phosphopantetheinyl transferase family protein, whose protein sequence is MPVTSASSTGLLARLGQAGPAVWVLDLTDPGWDLAAAAGCLTAPELAHAASAVPAVRRRRLLLRAGLRAVVGGILGVPPEAAPIRTDAGRPHVLTGTDRSLGISCSASDGVGLIAAAADLRIGVDVQRHRDDEARQAWDEGWLAAAEQRALARLPVADRLPAVTRSWTQKEAVLKGRGVGLHVAPDTVVVPGTPTGRSGAWWLAPVPVPAGYAATLAVESATPLTDLPVLQLTPGGSR, encoded by the coding sequence GTGCCGGTCACCTCCGCGTCCTCGACGGGTCTGCTGGCGCGTCTGGGGCAGGCCGGCCCCGCCGTGTGGGTCCTGGACCTCACCGACCCCGGCTGGGACCTCGCCGCGGCCGCCGGCTGCCTGACCGCCCCTGAGCTGGCGCACGCAGCGTCCGCGGTGCCCGCGGTGCGCCGGCGGCGACTCCTGTTGCGGGCCGGGCTGCGCGCCGTCGTCGGCGGGATCCTGGGCGTGCCGCCCGAGGCCGCGCCCATCCGGACCGACGCGGGGCGGCCGCACGTGCTGACCGGCACCGACCGGTCGCTGGGCATCTCCTGCTCGGCCAGCGACGGCGTCGGTCTGATCGCCGCAGCGGCCGACCTCCGCATCGGCGTCGACGTGCAGCGCCACCGGGACGACGAAGCCCGGCAGGCCTGGGACGAGGGGTGGCTGGCCGCCGCCGAGCAGCGGGCGCTCGCCCGGCTGCCGGTGGCCGACCGGCTGCCCGCCGTCACCCGGTCCTGGACCCAGAAGGAGGCCGTGCTCAAGGGGCGGGGCGTGGGTCTGCACGTCGCCCCCGACACGGTCGTCGTCCCGGGCACCCCCACCGGGCGCTCCGGCGCCTGGTGGCTGGCACCCGTCCCCGTCCCCGCCGGCTACGCCGCCACCCTCGCGGTCGAGTCGGCCACCCCCCTCACCGACCTGCCCGTCCTGCAGCTCACCCCCGGAGGTTCCCGATGA
- a CDS encoding DUF5946 family protein, with protein sequence MGPVDAALEPVPETTVCPGCGAVLVVVPGLASTHPGASPSCAGLFAVTVRGLREDADQDARTASLLQLASDAYDAQHLRDGDQAGAAVRLCLWLERDVDPSRAAGLADRVDAAAPRLTTRPHRWTTTVADLAADLDVVDLPALVRSWADAVWTDWAPAHPALRSAAGTALTS encoded by the coding sequence GTGGGACCCGTCGACGCCGCCCTGGAACCGGTCCCCGAGACCACCGTCTGCCCCGGCTGCGGCGCCGTGCTCGTCGTCGTCCCCGGGCTGGCGAGCACCCACCCCGGCGCCTCACCCAGCTGCGCGGGGCTGTTCGCGGTCACCGTGCGCGGGCTCCGCGAGGACGCCGACCAGGACGCGCGGACGGCGTCGCTGCTGCAGCTGGCATCCGACGCCTACGACGCCCAGCACCTGCGGGACGGCGACCAGGCCGGCGCCGCCGTCCGGCTGTGCCTGTGGCTGGAGCGAGACGTCGACCCGTCCCGGGCGGCCGGGCTGGCCGACCGGGTGGACGCCGCGGCGCCCCGGCTGACGACCCGACCGCACCGCTGGACGACGACCGTCGCCGACCTGGCCGCGGACCTGGACGTCGTCGACCTGCCCGCGCTGGTGCGCTCCTGGGCCGACGCGGTGTGGACCGACTGGGCCCCGGCCCACCCGGCGCTGCGCTCCGCCGCCGGTACCGCGCTGACCAGCTGA
- a CDS encoding TetR-like C-terminal domain-containing protein — translation MTTTDLPPRPAGARPPGRPLSTELSGQLVAVAMDILADEGWGRLNSDRVAARARAGKAGIYRRWPTMAALARHALSTTTLVQVPEDQGSLSTDLCALLLPWTRPLDRAERAAASLVGAARHDEELRAGLEESLVRPLAGAVRELAAREAGRGRELPHERVALLGQVLQALWWQRYTSFATAPMTTPQVEQLVSDVLLPIIDPGGVRPGR, via the coding sequence GTGACCACCACGGATCTGCCGCCGCGCCCTGCCGGTGCCCGCCCCCCTGGCCGGCCGCTCTCCACCGAGCTCTCCGGGCAACTGGTGGCGGTGGCGATGGACATCCTGGCCGACGAGGGCTGGGGCCGGCTCAACAGTGACCGGGTGGCCGCCCGGGCCCGGGCCGGCAAGGCGGGCATCTACCGCCGGTGGCCCACCATGGCCGCGCTCGCCCGGCACGCGCTCAGCACCACCACCCTGGTCCAGGTGCCCGAGGACCAGGGCTCGCTGAGCACCGACCTCTGCGCCCTGCTGCTGCCCTGGACCCGTCCGCTGGACCGAGCCGAGCGCGCGGCCGCCAGCCTGGTCGGCGCCGCTCGGCACGACGAGGAGCTGCGCGCCGGGCTGGAGGAGTCGCTGGTGCGCCCGCTGGCCGGCGCCGTGCGCGAGCTCGCCGCCCGCGAGGCCGGCCGGGGCCGGGAGCTGCCGCACGAGCGGGTCGCCCTGCTCGGCCAGGTGCTGCAGGCGCTGTGGTGGCAGCGGTACACGTCCTTCGCGACCGCGCCGATGACGACCCCGCAGGTCGAGCAGCTGGTCTCCGACGTGCTGCTGCCCATCATCGACCCGGGGGGCGTGCGCCCCGGTCGCTGA
- a CDS encoding TetR family transcriptional regulator, whose protein sequence is MSEATAGRRELRKARTRAEVRETAQRLFAERGFDAVTIADVAAAADVAVQTVFNHFETKEALFFDGRTPWVEGAAASVTERASGSDPVAALRRYLEADLTQLLVAESRPENRSYLEALHRTTALQSRERMLVEQAGEKVAAVLGVAIADGAWPAAPAADLATAQLLSRMIADLFLVAGRVLVLENRRLVLAPEPDERRRLSVQATTAATLSELEQCMRGLAAQLLGQPG, encoded by the coding sequence GTGAGCGAGGCCACGGCGGGCCGGCGGGAGCTGCGCAAGGCGCGGACGAGAGCCGAGGTACGGGAGACCGCGCAGCGGCTGTTCGCCGAGCGCGGGTTCGACGCGGTCACCATCGCCGACGTCGCGGCCGCCGCCGACGTCGCCGTCCAGACGGTGTTCAACCACTTCGAGACCAAGGAGGCGCTGTTCTTCGACGGGCGCACCCCCTGGGTCGAGGGAGCGGCCGCCTCCGTCACCGAGCGCGCCTCCGGCAGCGACCCGGTGGCCGCGCTGCGCCGCTACCTGGAGGCCGACCTCACCCAGCTGCTGGTCGCGGAGTCCCGGCCGGAGAACCGCAGCTACCTGGAGGCACTGCACCGGACGACCGCCCTGCAGTCCCGCGAGCGGATGCTGGTCGAGCAGGCCGGGGAGAAGGTCGCCGCGGTGCTCGGCGTGGCCATCGCCGACGGCGCGTGGCCGGCCGCACCGGCGGCGGACCTGGCCACCGCGCAGCTGCTCAGCCGGATGATCGCCGACCTGTTCCTGGTCGCCGGCCGCGTGCTGGTGCTGGAGAACCGGCGGCTGGTCCTCGCCCCCGAGCCGGACGAGCGACGCCGGCTGTCGGTGCAGGCGACGACGGCGGCGACGCTGTCGGAGCTGGAGCAGTGCATGCGCGGGTTGGCCGCGCAGCTGCTCGGCCAGCCCGGCTGA
- a CDS encoding NDMA-dependent alcohol dehydrogenase, giving the protein MKTHGAVLRGPGDWEVVELDVRDPGPGEVLVDMAFAGLCHSDEHLRVESARYPIVGGHEGAGVVRAVGEGVSDLAPGDHVVTTFLPACGHCRWCASGRSNLCDLGATITSGLLPGGQFPFTLDGEPLGGFCIVGAFAQTTLVSRYSCVKIDAHHPLEVAALMACSVPTGWGSAVNAGPVRQGDVVVVVGTGGVGCNAVQGAAMAGAGHVVAVDPVEFRREFARTVGATHAVATAAEAQGLARELSRGTGADVVILTTGVTSPEITGGAYSCLGKGGTLVLTGLSDHTMETTVALPGNITTVYEQRVQGALYGMCNAHRDVPRLLRLYEDGKLELDSLITKRYSLEQVNEGYQDQRDGTIIRGVLEHQH; this is encoded by the coding sequence ATGAAGACGCACGGTGCTGTGCTGCGAGGTCCTGGCGACTGGGAGGTCGTGGAGCTCGACGTCCGCGACCCCGGCCCGGGCGAGGTGCTGGTCGACATGGCCTTCGCCGGGCTCTGCCACTCCGACGAGCACCTGCGGGTGGAGAGCGCGCGGTACCCGATCGTCGGCGGTCACGAGGGTGCGGGCGTCGTCCGGGCGGTGGGGGAGGGCGTCAGCGACCTGGCCCCCGGCGACCACGTCGTCACCACCTTCCTGCCGGCCTGCGGGCACTGCCGCTGGTGCGCCTCCGGGCGCTCCAACCTCTGCGACCTCGGCGCCACGATCACCAGCGGGCTGCTGCCCGGCGGCCAGTTCCCCTTCACCCTCGACGGCGAGCCGCTGGGCGGGTTCTGCATCGTCGGGGCGTTCGCGCAGACCACGCTGGTCTCCCGGTACTCGTGCGTGAAGATCGACGCCCACCACCCGCTCGAGGTGGCCGCGCTGATGGCCTGCAGCGTCCCCACCGGCTGGGGCTCGGCGGTCAACGCCGGCCCCGTGCGCCAGGGGGACGTCGTGGTCGTCGTCGGCACCGGCGGGGTGGGCTGCAACGCCGTCCAGGGCGCGGCGATGGCCGGCGCCGGGCACGTGGTCGCCGTCGACCCGGTCGAGTTCCGCCGCGAGTTCGCCCGCACGGTCGGGGCCACCCACGCGGTGGCGACCGCCGCGGAGGCGCAGGGCCTGGCCCGGGAGCTGTCCCGCGGCACCGGGGCCGACGTCGTCATCCTGACCACCGGCGTCACCAGCCCGGAGATCACCGGTGGCGCGTACAGCTGCCTGGGCAAGGGCGGCACGCTGGTGCTCACCGGGCTGAGCGACCACACGATGGAGACCACGGTGGCGCTGCCGGGCAACATCACCACGGTCTACGAGCAGCGGGTGCAGGGCGCGCTCTACGGCATGTGCAACGCCCACCGCGACGTCCCGCGGCTGCTGCGCCTGTACGAGGACGGCAAGCTCGAGCTCGACTCGCTGATCACCAAGCGGTACTCGCTGGAGCAGGTCAACGAGGGCTACCAGGACCAGCGCGACGGCACGATCATCCGCGGGGTCCTCGAGCACCAGCACTGA